The following is a genomic window from Bacillus sp. 2205SS5-2.
TGAACTAAAGGTGTATCCCGAGCAATATGAAGCCTATTTTCGAGATCAGTTACTTGAACTAACGCCAAAAGAATTTGAGCTTCTTATGTTTTTAGTTAAGAACAAAGGAAGAGTGTTGACGAGAGATCAATTATTAAGCGCTGTGTGGAAATATGATTTTGCTGGAGATTCAAGGATTGTCGATGTACATATAAGTCACTTACGAGATAAAATTGAGTCTAACACGAAGAAACCCCTCTATATAAAAACGATTCGTGGTCTAGGATACAAAATGGAGGAGCCAAAAAAAGCATGACGAAGTTTCGCTCTCGCTTATTGTTTGCCCTGATCACATTAATTATGGTCGTATTAGTTGCAGTTGGAGTTTTATTAGGGCAGGTATTTAAAGGCTATTATGTGAGCACCTTCAATTCTCGTTTAGAAATAGAAAGTGAATGGCTAGCTTCTGAGATTGAGGAAGCGGGAGGCATTGATCAATTACGTAATGTTCCGTTAAGAGAAAGAAGTAAGCTCCTTGATGCGCGAATTTCGATACTAGATGACGAAGGTAAGATTCTATTTGATCAAAATGATTCTAGTTTGGAGTCAAATGAAAAAGTGTTACAGGAAATTTATCTCGGCTGGAAACGTAGTGAAGATGGTTATGAAATAAGCCAAACGGATATTAATATGCGTAATTATTGGGTGGCTATCAAGGCTTCAAATGGAACGACAGAGGGCATATTAGTACTTAGTACTTCGATTGAAGTGTTGAAAACCGCATATGGTCAAATTTGGCTTGTTCTAGCTGTTTCGTTAGGGCTCTCGCTTATTGTCATTATTCTCTTAGCCAGTAAAATTACCGCACAATACACGAAGCCAATTGAATCGGCTACTACTGTTGCGATAGAGTTAGCGAAGGGGAATTATCGTGCCAGGACGTTTGAAGACTATATTGACGAAACAAGTATGCTGAGTTCCTCAATAAATATTTTAGCAAGAAATCTACAAGAAATGGTTTCCACTCAGGAAATGCAGCAAGATCGGTTGATGACCCTTATCGAGAACATGGGAAGCGGGTTGCTTCTTATTGATCCTAAAGGATATATTGTTCTCATTAACAAGGCCTATAAAGAACAGTTTCATATAAAACCATTTGATTTATTGCGAAAAAGATACTATGAAGCTATATCCAATAATGAAATCAACAAAATAGTTGAAGAAGTATTTATGACAGAGCAGAAGGTGAGAAAGCAGCTGTTAATCCCCGTAAACATTGAGATTCGTCATTTTGAAGTGTATGGTGCACCCATAATTGGAAACAGTGATGAATGGAAGGGGATATTACTCGTTTTTCATGACATTACAGAGTTGAAAAAACTGGAGCAGATGCGAAAAGATTTTGTAGC
Proteins encoded in this region:
- the pnpS gene encoding two-component system histidine kinase PnpS, with protein sequence MTKFRSRLLFALITLIMVVLVAVGVLLGQVFKGYYVSTFNSRLEIESEWLASEIEEAGGIDQLRNVPLRERSKLLDARISILDDEGKILFDQNDSSLESNEKVLQEIYLGWKRSEDGYEISQTDINMRNYWVAIKASNGTTEGILVLSTSIEVLKTAYGQIWLVLAVSLGLSLIVIILLASKITAQYTKPIESATTVAIELAKGNYRARTFEDYIDETSMLSSSINILARNLQEMVSTQEMQQDRLMTLIENMGSGLLLIDPKGYIVLINKAYKEQFHIKPFDLLRKRYYEAISNNEINKIVEEVFMTEQKVRKQLLIPVNIEIRHFEVYGAPIIGNSDEWKGILLVFHDITELKKLEQMRKDFVANVSHELKTPITSIKGFSETLLDGAMNDRDTLQSFLHIILKESDRLQSLIQDLLDLSKIEKQGFHLSVYEVNVNDLAEDVLMMLQSKADEKQVTLQFKPGSQAIIEGDAPRLKQILINLISNGISYTPEKGRVSIGIVSENEEVNITVQDTGVGMERSEIPRIFERFYRVDKARSRNSGGTGLGLAIVKHLVEAHHGTIEVSSEEGMGTMFTLTFQKKIRHFFE